The Candidatus Bathyarchaeota archaeon genome contains a region encoding:
- a CDS encoding DNA topoisomerase I, whose product MKELIHNGVLIPELYKPKGFSITFKGEKIKLNAEQEEMAVAWVKKLETPYVKDEAFVKNFFKDFVEALNLKGEWKPEDFDFSEVINYVEAEKKAKEALTKEERKKFAEQRKLIREANKAKYGYAIVDGERVEIANYTVEPSSIFMGRGKHPLRGRWKPGAKQEDITLNLSPNAPIPEGRWKEIVWDPDSMWVARWKDKLTGKMKYVWLSDSSPLKQAREKEKFDKAKSLDDGISEVRKYIWMSLSSDDVKQRKIATVCYLIDALKFRVGDEKDEDEADTVGAATLRPEHVKIKSNGKVLFKFLGKDSVEWRKEVKLPSLVINNLKEFIVSANSSIFDGVKSEDVNAFLNEVMPGLTAKVFRTYHGTRIVEEYLESQKVNPEDPEYIKKFIAKMANLQAAVELNHKKAPPKNWREILRKKEERLEKLKSKKLTKKRKEAIKKLKLQIKLMKETNEYNLNTSLKSYIDPRVYYEWCKKINFNWKLYYSKTLQKKFSWVEEA is encoded by the coding sequence ATGAAGGAGTTAATTCATAATGGAGTGTTGATCCCTGAACTTTATAAGCCTAAAGGTTTTTCCATAACTTTTAAAGGAGAAAAAATTAAGCTTAATGCTGAGCAAGAGGAAATGGCTGTAGCTTGGGTCAAAAAGCTTGAAACTCCATACGTTAAAGATGAAGCTTTTGTTAAAAACTTTTTCAAGGATTTTGTGGAAGCGTTAAATTTAAAGGGTGAATGGAAACCTGAAGATTTTGACTTTTCTGAAGTAATCAATTATGTAGAAGCGGAAAAGAAAGCTAAAGAAGCTTTAACGAAGGAGGAAAGAAAAAAATTTGCTGAACAAAGGAAACTTATTCGAGAAGCTAATAAAGCGAAGTATGGTTATGCAATTGTTGATGGGGAACGCGTTGAAATCGCAAATTACACTGTAGAACCTTCTTCAATATTTATGGGTAGAGGGAAACATCCGCTTAGAGGTAGATGGAAACCTGGGGCAAAACAAGAGGATATAACTTTAAATCTTTCTCCCAACGCGCCTATTCCTGAAGGCAGATGGAAAGAAATAGTTTGGGATCCTGATTCAATGTGGGTTGCTCGATGGAAAGATAAGTTAACTGGAAAAATGAAATACGTATGGCTTTCAGATTCTTCACCGTTGAAACAAGCTAGAGAAAAAGAAAAATTTGATAAAGCTAAATCGCTTGATGATGGAATTTCTGAGGTTAGAAAATATATATGGATGAGCTTATCAAGCGATGATGTTAAACAAAGGAAAATAGCTACAGTATGTTATTTAATTGACGCATTAAAGTTCAGGGTTGGAGATGAAAAAGATGAAGATGAAGCTGATACTGTTGGAGCGGCAACTCTTAGACCTGAGCATGTTAAAATAAAATCTAACGGTAAAGTGCTCTTTAAGTTTTTAGGGAAAGATTCTGTAGAATGGCGGAAAGAAGTTAAGCTTCCAAGCTTAGTTATAAATAATTTAAAGGAGTTTATTGTTTCAGCCAACTCCTCTATTTTTGATGGAGTTAAATCTGAAGATGTTAACGCTTTTTTAAACGAGGTTATGCCTGGTTTAACAGCTAAAGTTTTTCGAACATATCATGGAACAAGAATTGTTGAAGAATATTTAGAATCTCAAAAAGTAAATCCTGAAGATCCAGAATACATAAAGAAGTTTATAGCTAAAATGGCGAATCTTCAAGCTGCTGTTGAATTAAACCATAAAAAAGCTCCTCCAAAAAACTGGAGAGAAATATTAAGAAAAAAAGAAGAGCGTCTTGAAAAGTTGAAAAGCAAAAAATTAACTAAAAAGCGTAAAGAAGCAATTAAAAAATTGAAGCTTCAAATAAAGCTTATGAAAGAAACAAACGAGTATAACTTGAATACTTCATTAAAATCTTATATCGATCCAAGAGTATATTACGAATGGTGTAAAAAAATCAATTTTAACTGGAAACTTTATTATTCTAAAACGCTTCAAAAAAAGTTTTCTTGGGTAGAGGAAGCATAA
- a CDS encoding DHH family phosphoesterase, giving the protein MSDFFKNLVKAIDKLKEVRVKKALVIHHDEADGLCSASIVKKALERFGFEVKTLCLDKLFPSVIEVVQAEEERIVFYVDIGSFHANKISQLNKMKNLIIILDHHDTTPILNASVYNLNPELFGLTGEKEASASSTAYFFAKALNEENMDLAHLAVIGSVEIPGEPVGLNKMALEDALKKNLVKASGKEIKVLALNEPISIKRASMLLSILGSVGYYQNGPEIGISVCLNGFSEESKRKALELEEKRRKANEKMLNELKYKGLNQLKNTQWFYAGDIFNNMGTKVIGSFCSYLSFQRIVNPEKYLLGMMPMLKEIPHFGLLKEDYVKVSGRTSRKLAALINNGEKPALSKVLPKVCEFFNGFGDGHSIAASGVFLKGKEEEFAVKFDSQIEKAF; this is encoded by the coding sequence TTGAGTGATTTTTTTAAAAATTTAGTTAAAGCGATTGATAAGTTAAAAGAAGTTAGAGTTAAAAAAGCTTTAGTTATTCATCATGATGAAGCTGATGGATTATGCTCCGCTTCAATAGTTAAAAAAGCTTTAGAAAGATTTGGTTTTGAAGTTAAAACTTTATGTTTAGACAAGCTTTTTCCAAGCGTAATTGAAGTTGTTCAAGCTGAAGAAGAAAGAATAGTTTTCTATGTTGATATAGGTTCTTTTCATGCGAATAAGATTTCTCAACTTAACAAAATGAAAAACTTAATTATAATTTTAGATCATCACGATACTACACCTATATTAAATGCAAGCGTATATAATTTGAACCCTGAATTATTTGGTTTAACTGGAGAAAAAGAAGCTTCAGCTTCTTCAACAGCTTATTTCTTCGCTAAAGCTTTAAATGAAGAAAATATGGATTTAGCTCATTTAGCAGTTATCGGCTCAGTTGAAATTCCTGGAGAGCCAGTAGGATTAAATAAAATGGCTTTAGAAGATGCTTTAAAAAAGAATCTTGTTAAAGCTTCTGGAAAAGAAATTAAAGTTTTAGCTTTAAACGAGCCTATATCAATTAAAAGAGCTTCAATGCTTTTATCAATTTTAGGTTCAGTAGGCTATTATCAAAACGGTCCAGAAATAGGCATATCTGTATGCTTAAATGGCTTTTCAGAAGAATCTAAAAGAAAAGCGCTTGAGCTTGAAGAAAAACGTAGAAAAGCTAATGAAAAAATGCTGAATGAATTAAAATATAAAGGGTTAAATCAACTAAAAAATACTCAATGGTTTTATGCAGGTGACATTTTTAACAACATGGGAACAAAAGTGATTGGAAGCTTTTGCTCTTACTTAAGCTTTCAAAGAATAGTTAACCCTGAGAAATATCTTCTTGGAATGATGCCTATGCTTAAGGAGATACCGCATTTCGGTTTATTGAAGGAAGATTATGTTAAGGTTTCAGGAAGGACCTCAAGAAAGTTAGCAGCATTAATAAACAATGGGGAAAAACCTGCTTTATCAAAAGTTTTACCTAAAGTCTGCGAATTTTTCAATGGATTCGGCGATGGCCACTCTATAGCTGCTTCAGGAGTATTTTTAAAAGGGAAGGAAGAAGAGTTTGCGGTTAAATTTGACTCGCAAATTGAGAAGGCTTTTTAA
- a CDS encoding acylphosphatase: MKVRAHVFVSGLVQGVFFRWETRKNALKHNVKGWVRNLWDGRVEAVFEGEEEDVKKMIKFCEKGPPEAKVENIEVKWEKYKGEYATFEII; the protein is encoded by the coding sequence ATGAAAGTTAGAGCGCATGTTTTTGTAAGCGGTTTAGTGCAAGGAGTGTTTTTTAGATGGGAAACAAGAAAGAACGCTTTAAAACATAACGTAAAAGGATGGGTTAGAAATTTATGGGATGGAAGAGTTGAAGCAGTTTTTGAAGGTGAAGAGGAGGATGTGAAAAAAATGATTAAATTTTGTGAAAAAGGACCGCCAGAAGCTAAAGTGGAAAATATTGAAGTTAAATGGGAAAAATATAAAGGGGAATACG
- a CDS encoding orotidine 5'-phosphate decarboxylase, with translation MKAFKEIVKAIKEKESMLCVGFDPALPAQREKNAISSKYLGLGDDATARLNFCLDLIDEVFESCVAIKVNEQYVKGFSLNQHKTLTSKAFKAGLLSIYDLKLGDIGDSVEAALFHIKNWGYNALTVNPFPGNLKYIIEKAEEYNLGVLTLTLMSNPESIKYFKQSKIDGKPVYLAIAEEVKAFNGTGCIIGISNYTTENDIKSVREIIGEEKIILFPGIGAQKGDPEKAIKFGGENILINVGRAIIYSENPKKKAEEYNKLFNEIKSMKAYKLR, from the coding sequence TTGAAAGCCTTTAAAGAAATTGTTAAAGCTATTAAAGAGAAGGAAAGCATGCTTTGCGTAGGTTTTGATCCGGCTTTACCAGCTCAAAGAGAGAAAAATGCTATTTCAAGCAAGTATTTAGGTTTAGGTGATGATGCTACAGCTAGATTAAATTTTTGTCTTGATTTAATAGATGAAGTTTTCGAGTCATGCGTGGCTATTAAAGTTAACGAGCAATACGTTAAAGGATTCAGCTTAAACCAGCATAAAACTTTAACAAGCAAAGCGTTTAAAGCAGGGTTGCTTTCAATCTATGATTTAAAGCTAGGCGATATCGGAGACAGCGTTGAAGCAGCTTTATTTCACATTAAAAATTGGGGTTATAACGCTTTAACAGTAAACCCGTTTCCTGGAAACTTAAAATATATAATAGAAAAAGCTGAAGAATACAATTTAGGGGTTTTAACTTTAACTTTAATGTCTAATCCTGAATCTATAAAATATTTTAAACAATCTAAAATTGACGGTAAACCAGTTTATTTAGCGATAGCTGAGGAAGTTAAAGCTTTTAATGGAACCGGCTGCATAATTGGCATCTCTAACTATACTACTGAAAACGATATAAAAAGCGTTAGAGAAATCATAGGGGAAGAAAAAATCATTTTATTCCCTGGAATAGGCGCTCAAAAAGGTGATCCTGAAAAAGCAATAAAATTTGGGGGAGAAAACATTTTAATAAACGTTGGAAGAGCCATAATTTACTCGGAAAACCCAAAAAAGAAAGCTGAAGAATACAATAAGTTGTTTAACGAAATTAAATCGATGAAAGCTTATAAGTTACGGTAA